A single genomic interval of Flavobacterium sp. N2820 harbors:
- a CDS encoding alpha/beta hydrolase: protein MMKIYFFFSVLLIGFLNCSNSQQPNDPIPVHDTFTIDSKYVNEKRVITVWFPDEYKNSTDSLPVLYMLDGGIKEDFPHIANTLSELIKAKKIKPFILVGIENTQRRRDLTPPTSVAKDKEIAPVVGGSAAFRQFIQAELIPEIQKKYRTTAKKGIIGESLAGLFVTETFLIAPDMFDFYIAFDPSLWWNNKQLLIDAPHHLKSFPGTAKSFWFAGSSAKDIFENTSALSKVLASSTLPNLKWHYSPEKKEKHHTIFRATKEKALIWSLN, encoded by the coding sequence ATGATGAAAATTTATTTTTTCTTCTCCGTTCTTTTGATCGGTTTTTTAAATTGTTCGAATAGCCAACAACCTAATGACCCCATTCCTGTCCATGATACCTTTACCATTGATTCTAAATATGTTAATGAAAAAAGAGTTATTACTGTTTGGTTTCCTGATGAATATAAGAATTCAACAGATTCATTGCCTGTTTTATATATGCTTGATGGCGGAATTAAAGAAGATTTTCCACATATTGCCAATACGTTATCAGAGTTAATTAAAGCAAAGAAAATTAAACCCTTTATTTTAGTTGGAATTGAAAACACACAGCGTAGGCGCGATTTAACACCACCAACATCTGTAGCAAAAGATAAAGAAATTGCTCCTGTAGTTGGAGGTTCTGCTGCATTTAGACAATTTATACAAGCCGAACTGATTCCTGAAATCCAAAAAAAGTACAGAACAACGGCTAAAAAAGGCATTATTGGGGAATCGTTAGCTGGATTATTTGTAACTGAAACATTTCTAATTGCTCCAGATATGTTTGATTTTTACATTGCTTTTGATCCTTCTTTATGGTGGAATAACAAGCAATTGTTGATAGATGCTCCGCATCATTTGAAATCATTTCCTGGGACAGCTAAATCGTTTTGGTTTGCTGGTTCGAGTGCTAAAGATATTTTTGAAAACACCTCAGCCTTATCAAAAGTATTGGCTTCAAGTACTCTTCCCAATTTAAAATGGCATTATTCTCCAGAAAAGAAAGAAAAACATCATACTATTTTTAGAGCTACTAAGGAAAAGGCGTTGATTTGGAGTTTGAATTAA
- a CDS encoding LysR family transcriptional regulator, with protein MNYTLNQLRIFLKVVQNQSVTKASEELHLTQPAVSIQLKNFQDQFEIPLTEVVGRKIYVTDFGKEIAEAAEQILQQVNTIDYKTLAYKGQLFGKIKISVVSTGKYVMPYFLADFLKMHPGVELEMDVTNKNKVVKSLQNNEVDFALVSILPEKMKVEKIDLMQNKLFLVGNMEEDFTKKKKIEDILENRPLLFRENGSGTRQTMERFIVQQDLMISKRMELTSNEAIKQAILAGLGYSIMPLIGIRKEIQNKDLQIIPLKGLPIKTNWSLIWVKGKNHNPAALAYLDYLKKEKEAIIHSKFSWYETM; from the coding sequence ATGAATTACACTTTAAACCAATTACGAATTTTCTTGAAAGTAGTACAAAATCAGAGTGTTACCAAAGCATCTGAGGAATTGCATTTGACCCAACCAGCGGTGTCCATTCAATTAAAAAATTTTCAAGATCAATTTGAAATTCCCTTAACCGAAGTTGTGGGTAGAAAAATTTACGTAACTGATTTTGGTAAAGAAATTGCAGAAGCAGCCGAACAAATATTGCAGCAAGTCAATACTATCGATTATAAAACGTTAGCTTATAAAGGACAGCTTTTTGGAAAAATAAAAATTTCCGTTGTATCTACTGGAAAATATGTAATGCCTTACTTTTTAGCAGATTTTCTTAAAATGCATCCTGGTGTAGAATTAGAAATGGATGTGACCAATAAAAATAAAGTCGTGAAAAGTTTGCAAAACAATGAAGTAGATTTTGCTTTAGTTTCTATTCTTCCCGAAAAAATGAAAGTAGAAAAAATTGATTTGATGCAAAATAAGTTGTTTTTAGTGGGGAATATGGAAGAAGATTTTACTAAGAAAAAGAAAATCGAAGATATTTTAGAAAACCGTCCCTTATTATTTAGAGAAAATGGTTCAGGAACACGCCAAACCATGGAACGTTTCATTGTGCAACAAGATTTAATGATTAGCAAGCGAATGGAATTAACCTCAAATGAAGCCATAAAACAAGCCATTTTAGCTGGCTTAGGATATTCAATTATGCCTTTGATAGGCATTCGTAAAGAAATACAAAACAAGGACTTACAAATTATTCCTTTAAAAGGATTACCTATTAAAACCAATTGGAGTTTAATTTGGGTTAAAGGTAAAAACCACAACCCTGCTGCCCTTGCCTATTTGGATTATTTAAAAAAGGAAAAAGAAGCCATTATCCATTCCAAGTTTAGTTGGTATGAGACGATGTAA
- a CDS encoding translation initiation factor encodes MDLQEQLKKLFPDHEVSIEPEAIDETPHELFVQKEPMICKYEKRKGKPTTIISGYEGDDEDFKILAKEIKSKLAVGGTFKEGEIIIQGDYRDKIMKILQDKGFKTKRVGG; translated from the coding sequence ATGGACTTACAAGAACAATTAAAAAAACTTTTCCCAGATCACGAAGTTTCTATCGAACCAGAAGCTATCGATGAAACGCCTCATGAATTATTCGTTCAAAAGGAACCTATGATTTGCAAATATGAAAAGCGTAAAGGAAAACCTACTACCATTATTTCAGGATATGAAGGTGATGATGAAGATTTTAAAATCTTAGCCAAAGAAATCAAAAGCAAATTAGCAGTTGGTGGCACTTTTAAAGAGGGTGAAATCATCATTCAAGGCGATTATCGTGACAAAATCATGAAAATTTTACAAGATAAAGGATTCAAAACAAAAAGAGTTGGCGGTTAA
- a CDS encoding SDR family oxidoreductase, producing the protein MKIILTGATGVLGSHIMYDILENFITHNIEGKLFLITRNKGKISAKERISELLSSNYTPKFLLDKGIEKLHQYLEIIDTDLATIQDNFSEQIKGAYFIHSAGYVNLSTDEDQKEKIFNENAAITKAIFTTFSPFIKKFIYISTAFSSGARKGLIDNDFHNLNFELEHRNAYENAKFHSEEFVIQNCTRLNLPYQILRPSVIGGKMLGTENRYFIPKYMVFYLMAKFFHFTAQRKNDQENVRFAISEESGLNIIPVDYVAKVIVATFKREDIKQLNIVHNESFNLIKGLQLIMKEVGYSNFSVIQNTLDFDYKNTIEKLYYESIGKHLKPYLISDANEYDTTLLNSILEIPKLDAESFTHMIRYARLHNFKDINV; encoded by the coding sequence ATGAAAATAATCCTTACAGGCGCTACTGGTGTTCTAGGTTCTCATATTATGTATGATATTTTAGAAAACTTTATTACCCATAATATTGAAGGAAAATTATTCCTAATCACTAGAAATAAAGGTAAAATTAGTGCTAAAGAGCGTATTAGTGAGCTATTGTCTAGCAATTATACACCAAAATTTCTTCTAGATAAGGGAATTGAAAAACTACATCAATATTTAGAAATTATTGATACAGATTTGGCAACCATTCAAGATAATTTTTCTGAGCAAATAAAAGGAGCTTATTTTATTCATTCGGCAGGCTATGTAAACTTATCTACAGACGAAGATCAAAAAGAAAAAATTTTTAATGAAAACGCAGCTATTACGAAAGCCATTTTTACAACTTTTTCACCTTTCATTAAAAAGTTTATTTATATCAGTACTGCTTTTTCATCGGGGGCTCGCAAAGGATTAATTGATAACGATTTTCATAATTTAAATTTTGAATTAGAACATCGTAATGCGTATGAAAATGCTAAATTTCATTCGGAAGAATTTGTAATTCAAAACTGTACAAGACTGAATTTACCTTATCAAATTTTACGACCAAGTGTTATCGGCGGAAAAATGTTAGGCACAGAAAATCGTTATTTTATCCCAAAATATATGGTGTTTTATTTGATGGCTAAATTTTTCCACTTTACTGCACAACGCAAAAATGACCAAGAAAATGTTCGATTTGCTATAAGTGAAGAGTCGGGTTTAAATATTATTCCTGTTGATTATGTGGCAAAAGTAATTGTAGCAACTTTTAAACGCGAAGACATCAAGCAGTTAAACATAGTTCACAATGAAAGTTTTAATTTGATAAAAGGCCTGCAACTGATTATGAAAGAAGTAGGTTATTCTAATTTTAGTGTGATTCAAAACACATTAGATTTTGATTATAAAAATACGATTGAAAAGCTTTATTATGAGAGCATTGGGAAACATTTGAAACCTTATTTGATTTCGGATGCAAACGAATATGATACTACTTTGCTAAATTCTATTCTAGAAATTCCAAAATTAGACGCAGAATCGTTTACCCATATGATTCGCTATGCTAGACTGCATAATTTCAAAGACATTAATGTGTAA
- a CDS encoding GxxExxY protein encodes MHSLHQDLTSLILKTFYEVYNELGYGFLEKVYQNALLIELRKNGLEASPNKKIKVYYKGENVGDYYADIIVNDTIILELKAADYIVDEFENQLLNYLKGTDCEVGLLLNFGKKPEFKRKIYENKRKNRKNQF; translated from the coding sequence ATGCACTCATTACATCAAGATTTAACATCGTTAATTTTAAAAACTTTTTACGAAGTATATAACGAATTAGGTTATGGTTTTCTTGAAAAAGTTTATCAAAATGCCTTATTGATTGAGTTAAGAAAAAACGGACTTGAAGCATCTCCAAATAAAAAAATTAAAGTCTACTATAAAGGAGAAAATGTTGGCGATTATTATGCAGATATTATTGTAAATGATACAATAATATTAGAATTAAAAGCAGCTGATTATATTGTAGATGAGTTTGAAAACCAATTACTCAATTACTTAAAAGGAACTGATTGTGAAGTAGGTTTATTATTAAACTTTGGAAAGAAACCCGAATTCAAAAGAAAAATTTACGAAAACAAAAGAAAGAATAGAAAAAATCAGTTTTAA
- a CDS encoding substrate-binding domain-containing protein translates to MSKTIKIAGVPEHFNLPWHMCIEDGEFEAIGIDLQWTDVPEGTGKMCQMLRDGETDIAVILTEGIIKDIVAGNPSKIVQIYVQSPLIWGIHVAANSNYQTIADLENRKIAISRMGSGSHLMSIVNAQNQNWNTENLQFEIVNTIDGAVESLTSGKSDYFMWERFMTQPLVDQGVFRRVDDCPTPWPCFVIAVRNEVLEAQPKIIQQILEIINTTTEEFKLIPSIDRTLASKFNQKVDAIQEWLKVTRWSQKQMQPAVLDKILEQLLKLQIIDKKPPKESILK, encoded by the coding sequence ATGAGTAAAACAATCAAAATAGCGGGTGTACCAGAACATTTCAATTTGCCATGGCATATGTGTATTGAAGATGGTGAATTTGAAGCCATTGGCATCGATTTACAATGGACTGATGTTCCAGAAGGTACAGGTAAAATGTGTCAAATGTTGCGCGACGGCGAAACCGATATTGCCGTTATTTTAACAGAAGGCATTATAAAAGATATTGTTGCTGGAAATCCGAGTAAGATTGTTCAAATTTATGTACAAAGTCCTTTGATTTGGGGAATTCACGTTGCTGCAAATTCCAATTATCAAACCATAGCGGATTTAGAAAATAGAAAAATAGCGATTTCTCGAATGGGTTCAGGCTCTCATTTGATGAGTATTGTAAATGCACAAAATCAGAATTGGAATACAGAAAATTTACAATTTGAAATCGTAAATACTATTGATGGCGCTGTTGAAAGCTTAACTTCAGGAAAATCCGATTATTTTATGTGGGAACGTTTTATGACCCAACCATTAGTTGATCAAGGAGTTTTTAGAAGAGTTGACGATTGCCCTACTCCATGGCCTTGCTTTGTAATTGCTGTTCGAAATGAAGTTTTAGAAGCACAACCAAAAATAATTCAGCAAATACTTGAAATTATCAATACGACGACTGAAGAATTTAAATTAATTCCAAGTATTGACCGCACTTTAGCTTCGAAGTTCAATCAAAAAGTTGACGCCATTCAAGAGTGGTTAAAAGTAACACGATGGTCGCAAAAACAAATGCAACCAGCGGTTTTAGATAAAATTTTGGAACAACTTTTGAAGTTACAAATCATCGATAAAAAACCACCGAAAGAATCGATACTTAAATAA
- a CDS encoding dehydrogenase E1 component subunit alpha/beta yields the protein MNFERKELSNPQLLDLYKKILKPRLIEEKMLILIRQGKVSKWFSGIGQEAISVGITSVLDKDEYILPMHRNLGVFTTRDIPLHRLFSQWQGKKNGFTKGRDRSFHFGTQEYKIIGMISHLGPQLGIADGIALANKLRKNGKVTAVFTGEGATSEGDFHEALNIAAVWELPVLFVIENNGYGLSTPTNEQYRCENLADKGIGYGMESHIVDGNNLLEVVHLITELKASMVENPRPVLLEFKTFRMRGHEEASGTKYVPQELMDLWAVKDPVENYRNYLKATAVLNDDEDEAIRAAIKQEIDTDWAKVQEEPEIIASLEEELGDVYQPYTFEEINPSSEMENIRVIDAISNGLRQSMERHENLVIMGQDIAEYGGAFKITDGFVAQFGKERVRNTPICESAVVSAANGLSINGFKAVMEMQFADFVSTGFNPIVNLLAKQHYRWQEKSDVVVRMPCGGGTQAGPFHSQTNEAWFTKTPGLKVVYPAFPYDAKGLLNTAINDPNPVLFFEHKQLYRSVYQDVPKDYYTLPFGKASLIKEGTDVTIISFGAGVHWALETLTKNPEIKADLLDLRTLQPMDWDAIYASVKKTNKVIILQEDTLFGGVASDISAMIMENCFEHLDAPVRRVGSLESAIPFMKSLEDQYLPKVRFEKELKELLAY from the coding sequence ATGAACTTTGAAAGAAAAGAATTATCAAATCCACAACTACTTGATTTATATAAGAAAATCTTAAAACCGCGCTTGATTGAAGAGAAAATGTTGATTCTAATCCGTCAAGGAAAAGTATCAAAATGGTTCTCTGGAATTGGGCAAGAAGCTATTTCGGTTGGGATTACTTCGGTATTGGATAAAGATGAATATATCTTACCGATGCACCGTAATTTAGGTGTTTTTACGACACGTGACATTCCTTTGCACCGTTTGTTTTCGCAATGGCAAGGCAAGAAAAATGGATTTACCAAAGGTCGAGATAGAAGTTTTCACTTTGGAACACAAGAATACAAGATTATTGGAATGATATCGCATTTGGGACCTCAATTGGGGATTGCAGACGGAATCGCTTTAGCCAATAAACTAAGAAAAAATGGAAAAGTAACCGCAGTATTTACAGGTGAAGGCGCTACATCAGAAGGCGATTTTCATGAAGCATTGAATATTGCTGCTGTATGGGAATTACCCGTTTTATTCGTGATTGAAAATAATGGTTACGGATTATCAACACCTACAAACGAGCAATACCGTTGTGAAAACTTAGCAGATAAAGGTATCGGTTACGGAATGGAAAGCCATATTGTGGATGGAAATAACTTATTAGAAGTGGTGCATTTGATTACAGAATTAAAAGCTTCTATGGTTGAAAATCCTCGTCCGGTGTTGTTGGAGTTCAAAACGTTTAGAATGCGTGGGCATGAAGAGGCGAGTGGTACGAAATATGTCCCGCAAGAATTGATGGATCTGTGGGCTGTGAAAGACCCTGTAGAAAATTATAGAAATTACTTAAAAGCTACTGCTGTTTTAAATGATGATGAAGATGAGGCCATCAGAGCAGCTATTAAGCAAGAAATCGACACCGATTGGGCGAAAGTTCAAGAGGAACCAGAAATTATAGCTTCGTTAGAAGAAGAATTAGGAGATGTCTACCAACCTTATACTTTCGAAGAAATCAATCCTTCATCGGAAATGGAAAATATTCGTGTGATTGACGCGATTTCTAATGGTTTACGTCAGTCGATGGAACGCCATGAGAATTTGGTGATTATGGGACAAGATATTGCTGAATATGGTGGTGCCTTTAAAATTACCGACGGATTTGTTGCGCAATTTGGAAAAGAAAGAGTTCGAAATACACCCATCTGTGAAAGTGCTGTCGTTTCAGCAGCTAACGGATTATCCATCAACGGATTTAAAGCCGTAATGGAAATGCAATTTGCGGATTTCGTTTCAACTGGATTTAATCCAATCGTAAACTTATTAGCCAAGCAACATTACAGATGGCAAGAAAAGTCGGATGTTGTGGTGCGTATGCCTTGCGGTGGTGGTACTCAGGCAGGACCTTTCCATTCGCAAACAAACGAAGCTTGGTTTACAAAAACACCAGGATTAAAAGTTGTATATCCTGCATTTCCTTATGATGCAAAAGGATTATTAAATACCGCAATTAACGATCCAAACCCGGTATTGTTCTTTGAACACAAGCAATTGTATAGAAGTGTATATCAAGATGTTCCAAAAGATTATTACACGTTACCTTTTGGAAAAGCGTCATTGATTAAAGAAGGAACGGATGTTACGATTATTTCGTTTGGAGCAGGAGTGCATTGGGCTTTAGAAACTTTGACTAAAAATCCAGAAATTAAAGCGGACTTATTGGATTTAAGAACGTTACAACCAATGGATTGGGATGCGATTTACGCTTCGGTTAAGAAAACGAATAAAGTCATTATTTTACAAGAAGATACTTTATTTGGCGGAGTTGCCAGCGATATTTCGGCTATGATTATGGAAAACTGCTTCGAACATTTGGATGCTCCAGTTAGAAGAGTAGGAAGTTTAGAATCTGCTATTCCATTTATGAAGTCGTTAGAAGACCAATATTTACCGAAAGTTAGGTTTGAAAAAGAATTAAAAGAATTGTTGGCGTACTAA
- a CDS encoding DUF6671 family protein, translating to MKTKPDFFSGRRLLIVTKHQKEEVIAPLLEKALGVSCFVSKDFDTDSLGTFSGEIARKDDAITTLRKKCLEGMQLEGFDLAVATEGSFGNHPTVFFAPANDEFIMLVDKKNNIEIIERILCLETNYDSSEVFTKEELKAFLDKIQFPSHGIILKNALENWTKIYKGLTDYDSVEKLYDEIVTATNSCYIETDMRALFNPTRMKVIHDVCFKLINKLHSVCPECLFPGFGVVGAQAGLLCNSCSMPTRSTSANIYQCKHCHYESKVLYPNGKESEDPMYCDFCNP from the coding sequence ATGAAGACTAAACCTGATTTTTTTTCAGGGCGACGTTTGCTCATAGTGACAAAACATCAAAAGGAAGAAGTAATTGCTCCTTTACTTGAAAAAGCGCTTGGAGTAAGTTGTTTTGTTTCAAAAGACTTTGATACAGATAGTTTAGGTACCTTTTCTGGAGAAATTGCTCGAAAAGATGATGCGATAACAACGCTCCGGAAAAAATGTTTGGAAGGTATGCAATTAGAAGGTTTTGATTTGGCAGTAGCTACTGAAGGTTCATTTGGAAATCATCCCACCGTATTTTTTGCTCCTGCTAATGATGAATTTATCATGTTAGTAGATAAAAAAAATAACATTGAAATCATTGAGAGAATATTATGTCTGGAGACCAATTATGATAGTTCAGAGGTTTTTACAAAAGAAGAATTAAAAGCTTTTTTAGATAAAATTCAATTTCCTTCACACGGTATTATTCTCAAAAATGCTTTAGAAAATTGGACTAAAATTTACAAAGGTCTTACCGATTATGATTCGGTAGAAAAATTATACGATGAAATAGTTACAGCAACTAATTCGTGTTACATTGAAACCGATATGCGAGCACTGTTTAATCCAACCCGTATGAAGGTTATACATGATGTTTGTTTTAAGTTAATCAACAAGTTGCATTCGGTTTGTCCTGAATGCCTTTTTCCCGGCTTTGGTGTGGTTGGTGCCCAAGCCGGTTTGTTGTGTAATAGTTGCTCTATGCCAACTCGTTCAACATCAGCTAATATTTACCAATGCAAACATTGCCATTACGAATCTAAAGTTTTGTATCCGAATGGTAAAGAATCAGAAGATCCAATGTATTGCGATTTTTGTAATCCTTAA
- a CDS encoding isopenicillin N synthase family dioxygenase: protein MQQIPSVDLRDFLSDDPARKQKFVNEIGKAYEEIGFVALKGHFLDDKLVEGLYSEVRNFFTLPLETKAKYEIPGIGGQRGYVSFGKEHAKGRSAGDLKEFWHFGQYVSEGSKYAGEYPDNVEVTELPKFNEVGKEAYQMLEKTGVYVLRALALYIGLDEFYFDKYIKDGNSILRPIHYPPITDEPKDGAVRAAAHGDINLITLLMGAQGKGLQVQNHNGEWIDAMAQPDELMINVGDMLSRHTNNKLKSTIHQVVNPPRELWGSSRYSIPFFMHPVSDMSLNCLPECIDENHPKLYEDITAGEFLYERLVELGLIKK from the coding sequence ATGCAACAAATTCCTAGTGTTGACTTACGTGATTTCCTGTCGGATGATCCGGCACGTAAACAAAAATTTGTAAATGAAATCGGCAAAGCCTACGAAGAAATTGGATTCGTAGCATTAAAAGGTCATTTTTTAGATGACAAATTAGTAGAAGGTTTGTATTCAGAAGTGCGTAACTTCTTTACACTTCCCCTAGAAACCAAAGCTAAATACGAAATCCCAGGCATTGGCGGTCAACGTGGTTATGTTTCTTTTGGTAAAGAACATGCTAAAGGGCGCTCTGCTGGAGATTTGAAAGAGTTTTGGCATTTTGGACAATACGTTAGCGAAGGTTCAAAGTACGCTGGCGAATATCCAGATAACGTTGAAGTAACAGAATTACCTAAATTCAATGAAGTAGGTAAAGAAGCGTACCAAATGTTAGAAAAAACAGGTGTTTATGTGTTAAGAGCTTTAGCACTTTACATTGGTTTAGACGAATTCTACTTTGATAAATACATCAAAGATGGAAACAGTATTTTACGACCAATCCACTACCCACCTATTACAGATGAACCTAAAGACGGAGCCGTTCGTGCAGCAGCACATGGTGACATCAACTTGATTACCTTATTAATGGGGGCTCAAGGTAAAGGTTTACAAGTACAAAATCATAACGGAGAATGGATTGATGCCATGGCACAACCAGACGAATTGATGATTAACGTGGGTGATATGTTGTCAAGACACACCAACAACAAATTAAAATCAACGATTCACCAAGTGGTTAATCCACCAAGAGAATTGTGGGGTTCTTCTCGTTATTCCATTCCGTTTTTTATGCATCCAGTAAGCGACATGAGTTTAAATTGTTTACCCGAATGCATCGATGAAAACCATCCAAAACTTTATGAAGACATCACCGCTGGTGAATTCTTATACGAGCGTTTGGTTGAATTAGGTTTGATTAAAAAATAA
- a CDS encoding VOC family protein produces the protein MTFRLARHTNDLEQIKSFYIDILGFELLGGFENHNGYDGIFIGKSNENWHLEFTKSENIVLFDFNEDDILVFYPNSKMEFDLVVNKVQSHKIEFIKAKNPYWNENGKMILDPDGYRVVISDLKIE, from the coding sequence ATGACTTTTCGTTTAGCAAGACACACCAATGATTTGGAACAAATTAAATCCTTTTATATCGATATTTTAGGATTTGAATTGCTTGGTGGTTTTGAAAATCATAATGGTTATGATGGCATTTTTATTGGAAAATCAAATGAAAATTGGCATTTAGAATTTACAAAATCAGAAAATATTGTTCTTTTTGATTTTAACGAGGATGATATTTTAGTTTTTTATCCAAATAGCAAAATGGAGTTTGACTTGGTTGTAAATAAAGTTCAATCGCATAAAATTGAATTTATAAAGGCCAAAAATCCATATTGGAATGAAAACGGTAAAATGATTTTAGATCCTGATGGCTATAGAGTTGTAATTTCAGATTTAAAAATAGAATGA
- a CDS encoding GNAT family N-acetyltransferase has protein sequence MNLILETERLILRPLDITDAEAMFTMDNNPNVHKYLWQKPTLELSETIKIIEMVQKQYVENKIGRFATILKDSGEFIGWTGIKFVNDHVENGNTNFYDYGYRLNEKFWNKGYATEALKAWLDYGFNQMNIQIMNAYTHAQNGASNHILQKVGFHFIEEYPDLEGVIWKWWQLENKSVK, from the coding sequence ATGAATTTAATACTCGAAACCGAACGCCTAATTCTTCGACCACTAGATATTACAGATGCCGAAGCGATGTTTACGATGGATAACAATCCAAATGTACACAAATACTTATGGCAAAAGCCTACATTAGAGCTTAGCGAAACCATTAAAATTATTGAGATGGTGCAAAAGCAGTATGTAGAGAACAAAATAGGACGTTTTGCTACTATATTAAAGGATTCAGGCGAATTCATTGGTTGGACAGGTATTAAATTTGTTAACGATCACGTAGAAAACGGAAATACCAATTTCTATGATTACGGCTATCGTTTAAATGAAAAATTTTGGAACAAAGGTTATGCAACTGAAGCTTTAAAAGCATGGTTAGATTACGGTTTTAACCAAATGAATATTCAAATTATGAATGCTTATACACATGCACAAAACGGGGCTTCGAATCATATTTTACAAAAAGTAGGTTTTCACTTTATTGAGGAGTATCCAGACCTAGAAGGTGTTATTTGGAAATGGTGGCAATTGGAAAATAAATCCGTAAAATAG
- a CDS encoding DinB family protein yields MKNKILKLELLLDNLTLQSITDFEVKTNVAKWSKKEILGHLIDSAINNLQRFTEIQYSEKPYKIRPYNQDALVKYNDYQNKNNQDLFDLWLHLNRHILEIIKNQTDKTLDYQLILPNGTATNLQFLIEDYIEHLFYHVSQINKA; encoded by the coding sequence ATGAAAAACAAAATTTTGAAATTGGAGTTGTTATTAGATAATTTGACATTACAATCAATAACTGATTTTGAGGTTAAAACTAATGTTGCCAAGTGGTCTAAAAAAGAAATATTAGGTCATTTAATTGATTCAGCTATTAATAATTTACAGCGTTTTACCGAAATTCAATATTCTGAAAAGCCCTATAAAATAAGACCTTACAATCAAGACGCCTTAGTTAAATATAACGATTATCAAAATAAAAACAATCAGGATTTATTTGATTTATGGTTGCATTTGAACCGTCATATTTTAGAAATTATAAAAAACCAAACGGATAAAACTTTAGATTACCAATTAATTCTACCTAATGGCACAGCAACCAATTTACAATTTTTAATTGAAGATTATATTGAACATCTATTTTATCATGTATCACAAATCAACAAAGCATGA
- a CDS encoding nucleoside phosphorylase: MIAASELILNPDGSVYHINLKPGQIANDIIFVGDQNRVEKITKHFDSIEFTTQKREFKTQTGTYKGKRITVMSTGIGPDNIDIVMNELDALVNVDLVTRTVKKELTSLNIVRIGTSGSLQADIPCDSFVMSQYGLGLDNMLRSYLIDQISETEMEEAFIKQTNWDLRKGRPYVIAGSTTLEKRLESNTIFKGFTGTAGGFYGPQGRVVRLGIQDPELNNKMDSFNFKGVKITNLEMETGAIYGLGKLLGHQCLSLNAIIANRATGTFSKDPYKAVDELIEYALNKLAE; this comes from the coding sequence ATGATAGCAGCATCAGAATTAATATTAAATCCAGATGGAAGTGTATATCACATCAATTTAAAACCTGGGCAAATTGCCAACGATATTATCTTTGTAGGCGATCAAAATCGTGTAGAAAAAATTACAAAACACTTTGATTCTATTGAGTTTACGACTCAAAAACGCGAGTTTAAAACACAAACAGGAACCTACAAAGGCAAAAGGATTACGGTAATGTCAACAGGTATTGGACCGGACAATATTGACATTGTTATGAACGAGTTAGACGCATTGGTAAATGTTGATTTAGTAACTAGAACCGTTAAAAAAGAATTGACATCATTGAATATCGTTCGTATCGGCACTTCAGGATCGTTACAGGCGGATATTCCTTGTGATAGCTTTGTGATGAGTCAGTATGGCCTAGGGTTAGACAACATGCTTCGCTCCTATTTGATTGACCAAATTTCGGAAACGGAAATGGAAGAAGCATTTATCAAGCAAACAAATTGGGACCTACGAAAAGGGCGTCCGTATGTAATTGCTGGAAGCACAACGTTAGAAAAACGATTAGAAAGTAATACAATTTTTAAAGGTTTCACAGGTACTGCTGGCGGATTTTATGGTCCTCAAGGACGTGTAGTGCGTTTAGGAATTCAAGATCCAGAGTTGAATAATAAAATGGATAGTTTCAATTTTAAGGGTGTTAAAATAACCAATTTAGAAATGGAAACGGGTGCAATTTATGGCTTAGGAAAACTATTAGGTCACCAATGTTTATCGTTAAATGCCATCATTGCCAACCGTGCAACTGGAACTTTTAGTAAAGACCCTTATAAAGCTGTAGATGAATTAATTGAATATGCGTTGAATAAGCTGGCTGAATAA